A DNA window from Bradyrhizobium barranii subsp. barranii contains the following coding sequences:
- a CDS encoding DUF2946 domain-containing protein produces MAQRMRARLQKFLPLVLLALAMQVLAPIAACLAAGQAVADPLSAGVICHSASEQGGLNDQTGAPTAHGAACALCCLAQAGASLDSPPHVALAIPFRHAARVVWHAADVSAVAIHKGTSAQARAPPQFS; encoded by the coding sequence ATGGCTCAGCGGATGCGCGCACGGCTGCAAAAATTCCTACCCCTGGTCCTGCTCGCTTTGGCGATGCAGGTGCTGGCGCCGATTGCCGCCTGTCTGGCGGCCGGCCAGGCCGTGGCCGATCCGTTGTCTGCCGGCGTCATCTGCCACAGCGCCAGCGAGCAGGGCGGTCTGAACGACCAGACCGGCGCGCCGACCGCACATGGCGCCGCGTGCGCGCTGTGCTGCCTGGCGCAGGCAGGCGCATCGCTCGATTCGCCGCCGCACGTTGCACTCGCCATTCCCTTCCGCCACGCCGCGCGCGTGGTGTGGCATGCGGCGGATGTATCCGCCGTCGCGATCCATAAGGGCACAAGCGCCCAGGCGCGCGCACCACCTCAATTTTCCTGA
- a CDS encoding sugar ABC transporter ATP-binding protein, producing MPEVRSPILELQGITKSFGGVEALRGVDFALSPGEIHGLVGENGAGKSTLMKIIAGVHSEFSGRFLIDGKETHFRSARDAHAAGIAMVHQELSVAPDLTVAENVFLGNQPTNRFGLVQWRRMAREAGEQLARFGIDVDPMSRLGDLPIGLQQLIEIARVLFSGARIVILDEPTSALSPPEVERLFATLRRLREEGTAIVFISHFIEDILLVSDTVTVFRNGRKVAETAATATSKGALIEAMIGRGGEALEHSYTDDLVLPRPSDSSVVLKVDQLSLARSLKDISFEARAGEVLGIYGFMGCGQQELSRILFGKLKPDGGTLAVEGKPKTFASTAAARRAGVALVPESRRAMLFHQEPVYKNISISILDRISSLLLKPAQERDIAKRQVEQLQIRPPVVGLDLGMLSGGNQQKVALAKWLTYPPKLLVLCEPTRGMDVGAKNDVINIVRDLRAKGLAVIVLSTEPETVLSLADRILVLKRGALVREFRNEPVSKDRLLEAA from the coding sequence ATGCCTGAGGTTCGTTCGCCCATCCTGGAACTGCAAGGCATCACGAAGAGCTTCGGCGGCGTCGAGGCGCTTCGTGGTGTCGACTTCGCGCTTTCACCCGGTGAGATCCACGGTCTCGTCGGCGAGAACGGCGCCGGCAAAAGCACGCTGATGAAGATCATCGCCGGCGTGCACAGCGAATTCTCCGGCCGCTTCCTGATCGACGGGAAGGAGACGCATTTCCGCTCGGCCCGCGATGCACACGCGGCCGGTATCGCCATGGTGCATCAGGAGCTCAGCGTCGCACCCGATCTCACGGTCGCCGAGAACGTATTCCTGGGCAACCAGCCGACCAACCGGTTCGGCCTCGTGCAGTGGCGGCGCATGGCGCGCGAGGCCGGCGAGCAGCTCGCCCGTTTCGGCATCGACGTCGATCCGATGTCCAGGCTCGGCGACCTCCCGATCGGGCTGCAGCAACTGATCGAGATCGCCCGCGTGTTGTTCTCCGGCGCGCGCATCGTCATCCTGGACGAGCCGACCTCCGCCCTCTCCCCGCCCGAAGTCGAGCGCCTGTTCGCGACGCTGCGGCGGCTGCGCGAGGAAGGCACTGCAATCGTCTTCATCTCGCATTTCATCGAGGACATCCTGCTTGTGTCTGACACGGTGACCGTGTTCCGCAACGGGCGGAAGGTCGCCGAGACGGCCGCGACTGCGACCAGCAAGGGCGCGCTGATCGAGGCCATGATCGGCCGCGGCGGCGAAGCGCTCGAGCACAGCTACACCGATGACCTCGTGCTGCCACGGCCGAGCGACAGCTCCGTGGTCCTGAAGGTCGACCAATTGTCGCTGGCCCGCAGCCTGAAGGACATCTCCTTCGAAGCGCGCGCCGGCGAGGTGCTCGGCATCTACGGGTTCATGGGCTGCGGCCAGCAGGAGCTGTCGCGCATCCTGTTCGGCAAGCTGAAGCCGGACGGCGGCACGCTCGCCGTCGAGGGCAAGCCAAAAACCTTCGCCAGCACGGCGGCGGCGCGGCGCGCCGGCGTGGCGCTGGTGCCGGAGAGCCGGCGCGCCATGCTGTTTCACCAGGAGCCGGTCTACAAGAACATCTCGATCAGCATCCTGGACCGCATCTCGTCGCTGCTGCTCAAGCCGGCACAGGAGCGCGACATCGCCAAGCGCCAGGTCGAGCAGCTGCAGATCAGGCCGCCTGTGGTCGGTCTCGACCTCGGCATGCTCTCCGGCGGCAACCAGCAGAAGGTCGCGCTGGCAAAATGGCTGACCTATCCGCCGAAGCTGCTGGTGCTGTGCGAGCCGACCCGGGGCATGGATGTCGGCGCCAAGAACGACGTCATCAACATCGTCCGCGATCTCCGCGCCAAGGGGCTCGCGGTCATCGTGCTGTCGACCGAGCCGGAAACGGTGCTGTCGCTGGCCGACCGCATCCTCGTGCTCAAGCGCGGGGCATTGGTGCGGGAATTCAGGAACGAGCCGGTCAGCAAGGACCGCCTGCTGGAAGCGGCGTGA
- a CDS encoding TlpA family protein disulfide reductase, with the protein MRRRFAGILGLGLLIASTAMLGAAPALKPFERGTWQGVLRGHAGRPTLVHFWGVTCGPCKVELPLLGQFAKDHPGIDVVTISADLVPNLPAATQSMLDKAGLSSTENFIFNDGFVERLRFEIDPAWQGDIPRTMLISRDGTITTIEGSAQMADLEKWSGQQLATH; encoded by the coding sequence ATGAGACGTCGATTTGCAGGCATTCTGGGTCTGGGTCTCCTGATCGCGTCAACGGCTATGCTGGGAGCAGCGCCGGCCCTGAAACCGTTCGAGCGCGGCACCTGGCAAGGCGTCCTTAGGGGTCATGCGGGCCGCCCGACGCTCGTGCATTTCTGGGGCGTGACCTGCGGGCCCTGCAAGGTCGAGCTGCCGTTGCTCGGGCAGTTTGCGAAGGACCATCCCGGGATCGACGTGGTCACGATCAGCGCCGATCTCGTGCCGAATCTGCCGGCGGCAACGCAGTCGATGCTTGACAAGGCGGGGCTGTCGTCGACCGAGAACTTCATCTTCAATGACGGTTTTGTCGAGCGTTTGAGGTTCGAGATCGACCCCGCCTGGCAGGGCGACATTCCCCGGACCATGCTCATCTCCCGGGACGGGACAATCACGACGATCGAAGGCTCGGCCCAGATGGCCGATCTCGAAAAATGGTCGGGCCAACAGCTCGCCACACACTGA
- a CDS encoding copper resistance CopC/CopD family protein: MRLLAALATLFCVVGFTTGASAHAALVAVEPASGSMLASAPKAVELRFNEAVTPGAIQLIDGAGRARDDAHVSASGETISVSMPPDLPQGTAVVSYRVISQDGHPVAGSVIFSIGMPTGTQPPANADRGLNVLIWLARVGLYLGLFVGVGGVFFARWVAWSTTGMTVPRVALAIGIPSAAVSLGVLGLDLLGLPPAALATAAPWKVAFATSAGPALLVAIAAMLFALMALRSAWYARALAIIALVGVGLSLAMTGHAATAPPEALTRPAIFLHGLGVTIWIGALAPLVALVSKPTTATLPVVNRFSRIAALAVGVLALTGLALAIVQLEKPVALVETRYGLILSIKLALVTGLLALAALNRFRLTPALARDENGTPALKRSILLEGAIALAILAVVAGWRFTPPPRTIIPETPLAIHIHSDKAMFQVLVSPGKAGLDDFVLQLMTGEATPLIAKEVTLTLSLPERGIEPMERGASLEPDGYWHVRKVELPFAGRWHVRIDALVTDFEKVTLEDELDLGLP; encoded by the coding sequence ATGCGTCTGCTCGCCGCGCTCGCAACACTCTTCTGCGTTGTCGGATTCACGACTGGCGCGTCTGCACATGCGGCGCTCGTCGCAGTCGAGCCGGCAAGCGGCAGCATGCTTGCGAGCGCGCCGAAGGCGGTGGAGCTGCGCTTCAACGAGGCGGTAACGCCGGGCGCAATCCAATTGATCGACGGCGCCGGCAGGGCGAGGGACGATGCGCACGTCAGCGCGTCTGGCGAAACGATCTCGGTCTCGATGCCGCCAGACCTGCCGCAGGGCACTGCGGTCGTCAGCTATCGCGTGATCTCGCAGGACGGCCATCCCGTCGCGGGATCGGTGATCTTCTCGATCGGCATGCCGACGGGGACGCAACCTCCCGCCAATGCGGATCGCGGGTTGAACGTGCTGATCTGGTTGGCGCGCGTCGGTCTGTATCTCGGGCTGTTCGTCGGTGTCGGAGGCGTGTTCTTTGCGCGCTGGGTTGCGTGGTCGACGACGGGCATGACCGTTCCACGCGTAGCGCTCGCCATCGGCATTCCGAGCGCCGCTGTCTCTCTCGGGGTGTTAGGCCTGGATCTTCTCGGGCTGCCGCCAGCGGCTCTCGCGACGGCCGCCCCCTGGAAAGTCGCGTTCGCGACCAGTGCCGGCCCCGCGCTGCTGGTTGCGATTGCTGCGATGCTGTTCGCGTTGATGGCGCTGCGCAGCGCATGGTACGCGCGCGCTCTTGCGATCATCGCGCTGGTCGGCGTCGGCCTGTCGCTTGCCATGACCGGGCACGCCGCAACGGCCCCGCCGGAGGCTTTGACCCGGCCGGCGATCTTTCTCCACGGCCTCGGCGTCACCATCTGGATCGGTGCTCTCGCGCCGCTGGTCGCGCTGGTGTCGAAGCCGACGACTGCGACGCTCCCCGTCGTGAACCGCTTTTCCCGCATCGCTGCGCTGGCGGTCGGCGTGCTGGCCTTGACCGGCCTCGCACTCGCGATCGTTCAGCTCGAAAAGCCGGTCGCGCTGGTCGAGACCCGCTACGGACTCATCCTCTCGATCAAGCTTGCATTGGTCACGGGATTACTGGCGCTCGCCGCGCTCAATCGGTTCAGGCTGACACCGGCCCTGGCCCGCGACGAGAATGGGACGCCCGCGCTCAAGCGCTCGATCCTGCTGGAAGGCGCGATCGCACTCGCCATCCTTGCCGTCGTCGCCGGCTGGCGCTTCACCCCACCGCCGCGGACGATCATTCCCGAGACGCCGCTAGCGATCCACATCCACAGCGACAAGGCGATGTTCCAGGTGCTGGTCTCGCCGGGCAAGGCCGGGCTCGACGATTTCGTGCTTCAGCTCATGACCGGCGAGGCCACGCCGCTGATCGCGAAGGAGGTGACGCTGACCCTGAGCCTGCCTGAACGTGGTATCGAGCCGATGGAACGGGGCGCCTCGCTCGAGCCGGACGGCTACTGGCATGTGCGCAAGGTCGAGCTTCCCTTTGCGGGGCGGTGGCATGTGCGGATCGACGCGCTGGTGACCGATTTCGAGAAGGTCACGCTGGAGGACGAACTCGATCTGGGGCTGCCTTAA
- a CDS encoding globin has translation MSAPSNPIENSFELAASRCADLTPLVYQRLFEQHPETQTMFRSQGSELVMGSMLALTIEAILDFAGERRGHFRLIACEVASHDGYGTPRELFIAFFAVMRDALHDLLGDEWSPEIAQAWDQLLVEIDAFATIPA, from the coding sequence ATGAGCGCTCCCTCTAATCCAATCGAAAACAGCTTCGAACTCGCAGCCTCGCGTTGCGCGGATCTCACGCCACTCGTCTACCAACGGCTGTTCGAACAGCATCCCGAAACGCAGACCATGTTCCGCTCGCAGGGCAGCGAGCTGGTGATGGGATCGATGCTTGCGCTGACGATCGAGGCGATCCTCGACTTCGCCGGTGAGCGTCGGGGCCATTTCAGGCTGATCGCCTGCGAGGTCGCCTCGCACGATGGCTACGGCACCCCGCGCGAGCTGTTCATCGCGTTCTTCGCCGTCATGAGGGATGCGCTGCACGACCTCCTCGGCGACGAATGGTCGCCGGAAATCGCACAGGCCTGGGACCAGCTGCTCGTCGAGATCGACGCCTTCGCCACTATTCCGGCCTGA
- a CDS encoding TonB-dependent receptor family protein — protein sequence MLRCHVRRGVSAVAVQAALLASLSGVFAQSTNTELPAVTVEAPQTGRAKPVTRPSRPRSASAGRAARPVTPRASVGASAPNRAVTASAARAGLNQAPTGQTETTIYRSQFDNRPAVTVADVLRESPGISVKQGNGPRDIGISIRGSNARNGFGIRNLVIFDDGFPVTQPDGLSRSDLIDPRAYAAIDVIRGPSSALYGNYATGGALNFRTRPGGTIDGVEYGVDGGSYGYLNNYLAAGKKVGNFEGSLFASDTRGDGYIGNSWFNTQTVNFLGTLKATPDDRFTVKIINNDLSARLPIRQSLNQYYQNPFQQGCATGVSAAAGCGTVTLFNNGFNATAGTDKETAVQAGLGRNDRRTIVGGRWEHDFDNTTTWRNQFVFDDRNINQPTGTTSAIGDFPSYNFMSDVTKRGEILGLESTTFFGAFYNTLTASSDTRNVMPGGNATLGSLSSNLYSQTTNYGVRAREELKLTTSLTAVAGIGWETTVLKGINTAYAYAGPTGITTTTLTTADRQFQNTAPELALLYTVNNEWVLRGRVATGYGTPQVSNLFVLPSGLSGNNTQLQAQKNLGYDLGFDWTPNNTLKVSATGFYEFFRDELVSQATPVNSPNASYTFNAPRSEHRGIELAADWKFYPGWRFMAAYTYLDEVYTEYVENITNGAVFSFNRAGNKIPGISPNELTARVGYDEFAGPLAGLGGFVEVQWKDSFYMDNANLLKAPGYELVNLNVHYKTDLVSDTFRSVNLFLEVRNVFDRTYVASANNIANTVTAAGLQNPASVLANTTGSIYAGSPRLFVAGMKVAFR from the coding sequence ATGTTACGTTGTCATGTCCGCCGTGGCGTGAGCGCCGTCGCGGTTCAGGCCGCGCTGCTTGCGTCGTTGAGCGGAGTCTTTGCCCAAAGCACGAACACGGAGCTGCCGGCGGTTACCGTTGAGGCGCCGCAGACTGGCCGTGCCAAACCAGTCACCCGGCCTTCGCGGCCGCGATCCGCTTCGGCCGGCCGCGCAGCGAGGCCCGTTACGCCGCGTGCGAGCGTCGGCGCGTCGGCCCCAAACCGGGCCGTGACGGCCAGCGCTGCGCGAGCCGGTCTCAATCAGGCGCCAACCGGCCAGACCGAGACGACCATCTATCGCAGCCAGTTCGACAACCGGCCGGCGGTTACCGTGGCCGACGTGCTGCGCGAGAGCCCCGGCATATCGGTGAAGCAGGGCAACGGACCCCGCGATATCGGTATCTCGATCCGCGGCTCCAACGCCCGCAACGGCTTCGGCATCCGCAATCTCGTGATCTTCGACGACGGCTTCCCGGTCACGCAACCGGACGGGCTGTCCCGCAGTGACCTGATCGATCCGCGCGCCTATGCGGCGATCGACGTCATTCGCGGCCCTTCGTCGGCGCTCTACGGGAACTACGCGACCGGCGGCGCGCTCAATTTCCGGACACGGCCCGGCGGCACGATCGACGGCGTCGAATATGGCGTCGACGGCGGCAGCTACGGCTATCTCAACAATTATCTCGCGGCCGGCAAAAAGGTCGGGAACTTCGAGGGCTCGCTGTTCGCAAGCGACACGCGAGGCGACGGCTATATCGGCAATAGCTGGTTCAACACGCAGACCGTCAACTTCCTCGGAACGCTCAAGGCGACGCCGGACGATCGTTTCACGGTCAAGATCATCAACAACGACCTCAGCGCGCGGTTGCCGATCCGGCAGTCGCTGAACCAGTACTATCAAAACCCTTTCCAGCAGGGCTGTGCGACCGGCGTCTCGGCCGCTGCCGGATGCGGCACGGTCACACTGTTCAACAACGGCTTCAATGCAACCGCTGGAACCGACAAGGAGACGGCCGTGCAGGCCGGGCTTGGCCGCAACGACCGCCGCACCATCGTCGGCGGCCGCTGGGAGCACGATTTCGACAACACCACGACCTGGCGCAACCAGTTCGTGTTCGACGACAGGAACATCAATCAGCCGACCGGCACGACCAGCGCGATCGGAGATTTTCCCTCGTACAATTTCATGAGCGACGTCACCAAGCGGGGCGAGATTCTCGGCCTGGAATCGACCACGTTCTTCGGTGCCTTCTACAACACCCTGACGGCCTCGAGCGACACGCGGAACGTCATGCCGGGAGGAAACGCGACGCTCGGCAGTCTGTCGAGCAATCTTTATAGCCAGACGACCAATTACGGCGTTCGCGCGCGGGAAGAGCTCAAGCTGACGACATCCTTGACGGCTGTCGCAGGCATCGGCTGGGAAACTACCGTTCTCAAGGGGATCAACACTGCGTATGCGTACGCTGGCCCCACCGGCATTACCACGACGACGCTGACGACCGCGGACAGGCAATTCCAGAACACTGCGCCTGAACTAGCGTTGCTCTATACGGTGAACAACGAGTGGGTGCTCAGGGGGCGGGTTGCTACGGGGTACGGCACTCCGCAGGTTTCGAACCTGTTTGTCCTGCCGAGTGGGCTGTCGGGCAACAATACCCAGCTCCAGGCTCAGAAAAATCTGGGCTACGACCTCGGTTTCGACTGGACACCGAACAACACGCTCAAAGTCAGCGCGACGGGCTTCTACGAGTTCTTCCGCGACGAACTTGTATCGCAGGCAACACCTGTCAATTCACCTAACGCGAGCTACACGTTCAACGCGCCGCGCTCGGAGCATCGCGGCATCGAGCTTGCGGCCGATTGGAAGTTCTATCCGGGCTGGCGGTTCATGGCGGCCTACACCTACCTCGACGAGGTCTACACGGAGTATGTCGAGAACATCACCAATGGTGCGGTCTTCAGCTTCAACCGGGCCGGCAACAAGATCCCCGGCATCTCGCCCAACGAGCTGACAGCCCGGGTCGGCTACGACGAGTTTGCCGGGCCACTGGCAGGTCTCGGTGGCTTCGTGGAAGTCCAGTGGAAGGACTCCTTCTACATGGACAATGCAAATCTGTTGAAGGCGCCGGGTTATGAGCTGGTCAATTTGAACGTCCACTACAAGACCGATCTGGTGTCCGACACGTTCAGATCCGTGAACCTGTTCCTCGAAGTCAGGAATGTTTTCGACCGTACCTACGTCGCGTCGGCAAACAACATCGCCAATACGGTGACGGCGGCCGGCCTTCAAAATCCTGCGAGCGTGCTCGCAAACACGACGGGATCGATCTACGCGGGCTCGCCGCGCCTGTTCGTTGCGGGTATGAAGGTGGCATTCAGATGA
- a CDS encoding sialidase family protein, producing the protein MVRSGLLGIIALAFLQGAALAQMHGQHASEAACEELTLRCATKVTPAFGPDGTLWLVWMAGGQVSVASSPDAGRSFSAPTQVTTKRLNLDWGPDARPKIVVDRKGGIALAFSIFRDEAFNGQVLYTRSADGGKSFAELRPITANNESQRFEALALDQDGTVFAAWLDKRNRVPAKEAGRKYEGAGLFFASSRDGGRTYAEAKLARDNTCECCRLGLTFAAPGRPAVIFRNIFEGGVRDHAVMTFADVSTPGEIHRVSNDDWQINACPHHGPSLTVAPNGTYHVAWYTNGKARKGLFYAHSRDEGRTFSAPMALGQPGRNPTRPYVLASAVGTVMVWKEFDGEKTSVQMMISRDDGESWSPPKTISSTTDTSDHPLLVSNGEQVYLSWMTKADGYRLTAIEDQP; encoded by the coding sequence ATGGTCCGAAGTGGCTTGCTTGGGATAATCGCTCTTGCATTCCTGCAAGGTGCGGCGCTCGCGCAAATGCACGGTCAGCATGCCTCCGAAGCGGCGTGTGAGGAGCTGACGTTGCGCTGCGCAACCAAGGTGACGCCCGCATTCGGACCGGACGGAACGCTGTGGCTGGTCTGGATGGCGGGCGGGCAGGTCTCGGTTGCGAGTTCACCGGATGCGGGTCGCAGCTTCTCGGCGCCCACCCAGGTCACGACGAAGCGGCTGAACCTTGATTGGGGGCCGGACGCCCGGCCCAAGATAGTGGTCGACCGCAAGGGCGGCATCGCGCTCGCATTCTCGATCTTCAGGGATGAGGCTTTCAACGGCCAAGTGCTCTACACACGCTCGGCCGATGGCGGAAAGAGCTTTGCGGAGCTGAGGCCCATCACCGCCAACAATGAGAGCCAGCGCTTTGAGGCGCTGGCGCTCGATCAGGACGGAACGGTCTTTGCGGCATGGCTGGACAAGCGCAATCGCGTTCCCGCGAAGGAGGCGGGACGGAAGTACGAGGGAGCGGGGCTGTTCTTCGCCTCGTCGCGCGATGGCGGCCGCACCTACGCGGAGGCGAAGCTTGCGCGTGACAACACCTGCGAATGCTGCCGGTTGGGGCTGACATTCGCGGCGCCCGGGCGTCCGGCCGTGATCTTCAGAAATATCTTCGAGGGCGGCGTGCGTGATCACGCGGTCATGACCTTCGCCGACGTCTCGACGCCGGGGGAAATCCATCGGGTCAGCAATGACGACTGGCAGATCAACGCCTGCCCGCATCACGGACCGAGCCTCACCGTTGCGCCGAACGGGACCTATCACGTCGCCTGGTACACGAACGGCAAGGCGCGCAAGGGACTGTTCTACGCCCACTCGCGCGACGAAGGCCGCACCTTCTCTGCGCCCATGGCGCTGGGGCAGCCGGGCCGCAATCCGACGCGTCCTTACGTGCTCGCAAGTGCTGTGGGAACGGTGATGGTCTGGAAGGAGTTCGACGGCGAGAAGACCTCGGTCCAGATGATGATTTCCCGCGACGATGGCGAGAGCTGGTCGCCGCCGAAGACGATATCGAGCACGACCGACACATCCGATCATCCCTTGCTCGTTTCCAATGGCGAACAGGTCTATTTGTCATGGATGACGAAAGCGGACGGCTATCGGCTCACAGCAATCGAGGACCAGCCATGA
- a CDS encoding copper chaperone PCu(A)C, with protein MKTMLKDVLLAAFALALCAAPAAAEDVKAGDLVISQAWSRATPGGAKVAGGYLTIENKGTTADRLVSVSADIAGKTEVHEMAMDNGVMKMRPLDKGLVIDAGKTVKLAPGGNHLMLQELKGPFKQGDKVPVTLEFEKAGKVAVSLDVQGVGAQAPGDGGHMMKKMPDHSGMKM; from the coding sequence ATGAAGACCATGTTGAAAGATGTGCTGCTCGCAGCGTTCGCTCTCGCGCTCTGTGCAGCACCAGCGGCGGCCGAGGACGTCAAGGCCGGCGATCTCGTCATCTCGCAGGCCTGGAGCCGGGCGACGCCGGGCGGCGCCAAGGTCGCCGGCGGCTATCTCACCATCGAGAACAAGGGGACAACGGCGGACAGGCTGGTCAGCGTTTCCGCCGACATCGCGGGGAAGACCGAGGTCCATGAGATGGCGATGGACAACGGTGTGATGAAGATGCGTCCGCTCGACAAGGGGCTCGTGATCGATGCCGGCAAGACGGTGAAGCTCGCGCCCGGCGGCAATCATCTGATGCTCCAGGAGCTGAAGGGGCCGTTCAAGCAGGGTGACAAGGTACCGGTGACGCTGGAGTTCGAGAAGGCCGGCAAGGTCGCCGTCTCCCTCGACGTCCAGGGCGTCGGTGCGCAGGCGCCCGGCGACGGCGGGCACATGATGAAGAAAATGCCGGATCATTCGGGAATGAAGATGTGA
- a CDS encoding sugar ABC transporter substrate-binding protein translates to MSGTKDFSTTRRDLLQAAATAGAATALLGSMGINPALAAEVGRSEKPLKAAFSNAGLQATWCAQGKQAAEFWGKLFNVEVTWFDGQLDAVKQRAAIDNMASQKWDFVAIQAFGIGTLTQPVQKMIDAGTPVIDMDTLIAPLDQINVHSFLAPDNEFMGASVTQALCNAMGGKGKIIMTQGALGHTGAQGRAKGFNTVVKQFPNIEVLDTQPADWDVSKTARLWETYLTKYPQIDAAFFHNDDMALAAANIMKARNRTNILIGGVDAMPPAIQAVSEGRMFATVRNPSCRIHGGAIIAGVSAVVGGEKSGQGIPKNVVTDGPVVTKANAAGMQWMQDHFLI, encoded by the coding sequence ATGTCCGGGACGAAAGATTTCTCGACGACGAGGCGCGATCTTCTTCAGGCGGCGGCGACCGCCGGCGCCGCGACTGCCCTTCTCGGCAGCATGGGCATAAACCCCGCCCTTGCAGCCGAGGTCGGACGATCCGAGAAGCCGCTGAAGGCGGCCTTCTCCAATGCGGGCCTCCAGGCCACCTGGTGCGCCCAGGGCAAGCAGGCGGCGGAATTCTGGGGCAAGCTGTTCAATGTCGAGGTGACCTGGTTCGATGGCCAGCTCGATGCGGTGAAGCAGCGCGCGGCGATCGACAACATGGCCTCGCAAAAGTGGGACTTCGTCGCGATCCAGGCCTTCGGTATCGGCACCCTCACCCAGCCCGTGCAGAAGATGATCGATGCCGGCACGCCGGTGATCGACATGGACACGCTGATTGCCCCGCTCGACCAGATCAACGTCCACTCTTTCCTTGCCCCCGACAACGAGTTCATGGGCGCCTCGGTGACGCAGGCGCTGTGCAACGCCATGGGCGGCAAAGGCAAGATCATCATGACGCAAGGCGCGCTCGGCCATACGGGGGCGCAAGGCCGGGCGAAGGGCTTCAACACCGTCGTCAAGCAGTTCCCGAACATCGAGGTGCTCGACACCCAGCCTGCCGACTGGGACGTGTCGAAAACCGCGCGCCTCTGGGAAACCTATCTGACCAAATATCCGCAGATCGACGCGGCGTTCTTCCACAATGACGACATGGCGCTCGCCGCCGCCAACATCATGAAGGCGCGCAATCGCACCAACATCCTGATCGGCGGCGTCGACGCGATGCCACCGGCGATCCAGGCGGTGAGCGAGGGCCGTATGTTCGCGACCGTGCGCAATCCGTCCTGCCGCATCCATGGCGGCGCGATCATCGCGGGCGTTTCCGCCGTGGTCGGCGGCGAGAAGAGCGGACAGGGCATTCCCAAGAACGTCGTCACCGACGGCCCGGTCGTGACCAAGGCCAACGCCGCTGGGATGCAGTGGATGCAGGATCACTTCCTGATCTGA
- a CDS encoding YcnI family copper-binding membrane protein, with protein sequence MSKKSCLFLIAALAASPASAHITLETKQATVGSYYKAVFAVPHGCAGSPTVKIRVQIPEGVIAVKPMPKAGWSVDVVEGKYANEYDYHGNKLASGVREVAWSGGKLPDHNYDEFVISSFLTNSLKPNTTLYFPVVQECETGVSRWIEIPADGEGHSHEGKSPAPGVKLLPKP encoded by the coding sequence ATGTCGAAGAAATCCTGCCTGTTCCTGATCGCCGCGCTGGCCGCGTCGCCTGCATCGGCGCATATCACGCTCGAGACCAAGCAGGCGACGGTTGGTTCCTACTATAAGGCCGTCTTCGCCGTGCCGCACGGCTGCGCGGGTTCGCCCACGGTGAAGATCAGGGTGCAGATTCCGGAAGGCGTGATTGCGGTGAAGCCGATGCCGAAGGCGGGCTGGAGCGTCGATGTCGTCGAAGGCAAGTACGCCAATGAATACGACTATCACGGCAACAAGCTTGCCTCCGGCGTCAGGGAGGTGGCCTGGTCCGGCGGCAAGCTGCCGGATCACAATTACGACGAGTTCGTCATCAGTAGCTTCCTGACCAACAGCCTGAAGCCGAACACGACGCTGTATTTCCCTGTCGTCCAGGAGTGCGAGACCGGCGTCAGCCGCTGGATCGAGATCCCGGCGGACGGGGAAGGGCATTCGCATGAGGGCAAATCGCCAGCACCGGGCGTGAAGCTCCTGCCAAAGCCCTGA